One window from the genome of Pedobacter schmidteae encodes:
- a CDS encoding DUF3375 domain-containing protein: MVESDKINQILNSSPSVALLKLRNRELVIEFMTETFLNGQAVVSSDLIHNKLADFLDYKQVDLDEEMEIEVFDTYEVKARKYIRKWTDCGFLTNYQDDQGEVFYEMSSHASKTFDWLMSLEKKEFVGAESRFKDIFSQLRDLVEFTDEDRDKRMQLLEQKKLEIEQQINVLKAGEVAKVYEDYEIIPRFSQLTQSAKELLSDFKEVEDNFREITKQIYLKHAEGNLTKDHILEFTFDALDELKESQQGKSFYAFWSFLLNPNLQEEWTVLSKSLFERLDEKDIDISDFFLKDMKKFLHAAGQKVYKANDKMAEKLSRIIRENESSKVHSTRNLIHEIKTLLIEIGKKKQKPDIGFMLESEPDINLPFERKLTYEQAEEIMYKNRPRRADTDFMNAKNLGKLFTQKRVNRERIKASIKTLLTEKAQLTLGEIIEINGGLDEGLPELFGYLSVSKEFKHTINRDTVQRVVFDRDAQKSIHIPEVILTK; encoded by the coding sequence ATGGTGGAAAGTGATAAAATAAACCAAATATTAAACAGCTCGCCAAGTGTTGCGCTATTGAAGTTGAGAAACAGAGAATTGGTGATCGAGTTCATGACCGAAACCTTTTTAAATGGGCAGGCAGTAGTATCTTCAGACCTGATTCATAATAAACTGGCTGATTTTCTGGACTATAAACAGGTAGATCTGGATGAGGAGATGGAGATTGAGGTGTTTGATACTTATGAGGTAAAAGCCAGAAAATATATCCGTAAATGGACCGACTGTGGTTTTCTGACCAATTATCAGGATGACCAGGGAGAGGTGTTTTACGAAATGTCATCACATGCCAGTAAAACCTTTGATTGGCTGATGAGTCTGGAAAAAAAGGAGTTTGTTGGGGCAGAATCCAGGTTTAAAGATATTTTTAGCCAGCTGCGCGATCTGGTGGAGTTTACAGATGAAGATCGGGACAAGAGGATGCAGCTGTTGGAACAAAAAAAGCTGGAAATAGAACAACAGATTAACGTATTGAAGGCAGGCGAGGTGGCTAAAGTTTATGAAGACTATGAGATCATCCCCAGGTTCAGCCAGCTTACACAATCGGCCAAGGAATTATTATCCGACTTTAAGGAGGTAGAAGACAACTTCCGCGAGATAACCAAACAGATTTACCTGAAGCATGCTGAAGGAAACCTGACTAAAGATCATATCCTTGAGTTTACTTTTGATGCATTGGACGAGCTTAAAGAAAGTCAGCAAGGTAAAAGTTTCTATGCATTCTGGTCTTTTCTGCTTAATCCCAATTTACAGGAGGAGTGGACCGTACTTAGTAAATCTCTTTTCGAACGTCTGGATGAAAAAGATATCGATATTTCAGATTTCTTCCTGAAGGACATGAAAAAGTTCCTGCATGCCGCAGGCCAGAAAGTATACAAAGCCAATGATAAAATGGCTGAGAAGCTGAGCCGGATCATCAGAGAAAATGAAAGCTCAAAAGTACATTCAACCCGGAATCTGATTCACGAAATCAAAACCTTATTGATAGAAATCGGTAAAAAGAAACAAAAGCCGGATATTGGGTTTATGCTTGAATCGGAGCCGGATATTAATTTGCCGTTTGAACGTAAACTGACCTACGAGCAAGCCGAGGAAATCATGTATAAAAACAGGCCGAGAAGGGCTGATACGGATTTTATGAATGCCAAAAACCTGGGTAAATTGTTTACGCAAAAGCGGGTAAACAGGGAACGCATCAAAGCAAGTATAAAAACTTTACTGACTGAAAAGGCACAATTGACCTTGGGCGAAATTATAGAAATAAACGGGGGACTGGACGAAGGGCTACCCGAACTTTTTGGCTACTTATCAGTAAGCAAGGAGTTCAAACACACCATAAACAGGGATACCGTGCAACGCGTAGTGTTTGACCGCGACGCACAAAAATCAATTCATATACCAGAAGTAATATTAACAAAATGA
- a CDS encoding zinc-binding alcohol dehydrogenase family protein, protein MKTLVCTTPGTFEYAKAEKPVLSPGTAIIKIKRIGICGTDLHAFEGTQPFFSYPRILGHELSGELVGFDGAEGFTKGEAVTFIPYFNCSVCIACRSGKPNCCTAIKVCGVHVDGGMTEYLAVPAHTLVHGEGLSFDELALVEPLAIGAHGVRRADIQKDEFVLVIGAGPIGLGTMEFARIAGAKVIALDINDDRLQFCKDKLKVPHMVNALSANVAEQLKTITGGDMPTVVIDATGNLNAINNAFQYMAHGARFVLIGLQKENISFSHPEFHKREATLMSSRNATRQDFEHVIASMKAGWVDPTTYITHQVLFEAVKDEFEGWLDPKNGVIKAMVHFE, encoded by the coding sequence ATGAAAACATTAGTTTGTACCACACCTGGTACTTTTGAATATGCAAAAGCAGAAAAACCTGTGTTGAGCCCAGGCACGGCCATTATAAAAATTAAACGGATTGGTATATGCGGTACCGATTTACATGCCTTTGAAGGTACACAACCTTTTTTTAGTTATCCCAGAATTCTGGGGCATGAGCTTTCGGGCGAATTGGTAGGATTTGATGGAGCGGAAGGTTTTACAAAAGGAGAAGCCGTTACTTTTATTCCCTATTTCAATTGCAGTGTATGCATCGCCTGTCGCAGTGGTAAACCCAATTGCTGTACAGCTATCAAAGTTTGTGGTGTTCATGTTGATGGGGGCATGACCGAATATCTTGCTGTACCTGCCCATACCTTGGTTCATGGCGAAGGTTTGAGCTTTGATGAACTGGCTTTGGTTGAACCATTGGCCATTGGTGCGCATGGTGTGCGCAGAGCGGATATACAAAAGGATGAATTTGTATTGGTCATAGGCGCCGGACCAATTGGTTTGGGAACAATGGAATTTGCCAGGATTGCCGGAGCAAAGGTAATTGCCTTGGATATCAATGATGACCGTTTGCAGTTTTGTAAGGATAAACTTAAGGTTCCTCATATGGTAAATGCCTTGTCGGCCAATGTAGCCGAGCAATTAAAAACTATTACAGGTGGTGATATGCCAACGGTAGTAATCGATGCAACAGGCAACTTAAATGCTATTAATAATGCATTTCAATATATGGCTCATGGCGCAAGGTTTGTGTTGATTGGCCTGCAAAAGGAAAATATCAGTTTCAGTCATCCCGAATTTCATAAACGTGAAGCAACTTTGATGAGTAGCAGGAATGCCACAAGACAGGATTTTGAACATGTTATTGCCTCAATGAAAGCCGGATGGGTAGATCCAACTACTTACATTACCCATCAGGTTTTGTTTGAGGCGGTCAAAGATGAATTTGAAGGCTGGCTCGATCCGAAGAATGGTGTGATAAAAGCGATGGTGCACTTTGAATAG
- a CDS encoding c-type cytochrome, whose translation MHYKKTIVFSFLLATVVALSAFMPKQEEPKATNLKVLPKNISHDDLDKVMDGFKAALGVKCGYCHSPRKDNPKKLDFASDENPKKEEAREMMRMTNKINKKYFHKKDKEGKLTHITCTSCHNGKEEPVTIKI comes from the coding sequence ATGCACTACAAAAAAACTATTGTCTTTTCTTTCCTGCTGGCTACCGTTGTTGCTTTAAGCGCGTTCATGCCAAAGCAGGAAGAGCCCAAAGCAACCAACCTTAAAGTACTGCCAAAAAACATCAGCCACGACGACCTCGATAAGGTGATGGATGGCTTTAAAGCTGCCCTGGGGGTTAAATGTGGTTATTGCCATTCGCCACGCAAGGACAACCCTAAAAAGCTGGACTTCGCCAGTGATGAAAATCCAAAAAAAGAAGAGGCAAGGGAAATGATGCGCATGACCAATAAGATCAATAAAAAATACTTCCACAAAAAAGATAAGGAAGGAAAACTGACTCATATTACCTGCACCAGTTGTCATAACGGAAAAGAGGAGCCGGTAACGATTAAGATTTAA
- a CDS encoding sialate O-acetylesterase yields the protein MKSFKANILKSAATLFLAFCTGSSFALVKPASVFTDHMVLQQKTEVAVWGWAKSNSMVTLTASWDKKKYSGKADVNGKWKIKITTPKAGGPYEMSISDGVALTLKDILIGEVWFCGGQSNMEMPMKGFKSQPILGSNEAILKSANTQIRLYTVPRSSITERQDNSKPSDWKVASPETVSNFSATAYHFGKLLSEMLGVPVGLINDSYGGSTVEAWMSPELLKSFPEIKVPLKTDSIKVVNQTPTTLYNGMLYPVMGYGIRGAIWYQGESNQSRPDRYEDLFPAMVKEWRSVWGMGEFPFYYAQIAPYRYVKSENMQTAGKLNSAFLRDAQRKSMAKISNSGMAVLMDIGEELCIHPANKEKGGQRLAYLALGNTYGIKGFVCASPEYESMSVKEGSVTVKFKNAPNGLTSFSKPLTLFEVAGADRVFLPAKAVLSGSSITVSSEAVPVPVAVRYAFKDFVIGDLYSNEGLPVSSFRTDDW from the coding sequence ATGAAATCATTTAAAGCAAATATTCTCAAATCGGCGGCGACATTATTCCTCGCTTTCTGTACAGGATCTTCCTTTGCGCTGGTAAAACCTGCATCTGTTTTTACAGATCATATGGTGCTTCAGCAAAAAACGGAAGTAGCGGTATGGGGTTGGGCAAAAAGTAACAGTATGGTTACCCTGACAGCCTCATGGGATAAGAAGAAATATAGCGGTAAAGCAGATGTCAATGGAAAATGGAAAATTAAAATAACCACTCCAAAAGCCGGCGGACCATATGAAATGAGCATCAGTGACGGTGTTGCATTGACTTTAAAAGATATTTTGATTGGTGAGGTATGGTTTTGCGGTGGACAATCGAATATGGAAATGCCCATGAAAGGCTTTAAAAGTCAGCCTATCTTAGGCTCCAATGAAGCGATTCTGAAATCGGCCAACACACAGATCAGACTGTACACGGTGCCCCGTTCATCCATAACGGAAAGACAAGACAACAGCAAACCATCGGATTGGAAGGTAGCTTCACCGGAAACGGTATCCAATTTCAGCGCCACAGCTTATCACTTTGGAAAGCTGCTTAGTGAAATGTTGGGCGTGCCGGTGGGACTGATCAACGACAGCTATGGCGGTTCAACAGTAGAGGCATGGATGTCGCCCGAACTCCTGAAGTCATTTCCTGAAATAAAAGTGCCGCTAAAAACAGATAGCATTAAAGTGGTCAACCAAACTCCAACAACATTGTACAATGGTATGCTGTATCCGGTAATGGGTTACGGAATCCGTGGTGCCATCTGGTACCAGGGCGAGTCTAACCAGTCACGTCCGGATCGTTACGAAGACTTATTTCCGGCTATGGTAAAGGAATGGCGAAGCGTATGGGGAATGGGTGAATTTCCATTTTATTATGCGCAGATTGCTCCATACCGTTACGTAAAGTCGGAGAATATGCAAACTGCCGGTAAACTGAATTCAGCTTTTCTCAGAGATGCGCAACGCAAATCTATGGCTAAAATTTCCAATTCAGGAATGGCGGTATTGATGGACATCGGCGAAGAACTGTGCATTCATCCGGCAAATAAAGAAAAAGGTGGACAACGTCTGGCTTACCTGGCGCTGGGCAATACCTATGGCATTAAAGGCTTTGTGTGTGCCAGTCCGGAATATGAGTCTATGAGTGTGAAGGAAGGCAGCGTGACTGTTAAATTTAAAAATGCACCCAATGGACTGACTTCTTTTAGTAAGCCACTCACCTTGTTTGAAGTAGCAGGTGCTGATAGGGTATTTCTTCCGGCCAAAGCGGTGCTTTCGGGGAGCAGCATCACGGTTTCATCCGAAGCTGTTCCGGTTCCGGTAGCCGTGCGTTATGCCTTTAAAGACTTTGTAATTGGTGATTTATATAGCAATGAGGGGTTGCCCGTTTCGTCTTTCAGAACGGACGATTGGTAG
- a CDS encoding DUF5703 domain-containing protein has translation MKKKLIFFCVVLWAVCLFTVTAQDIPPGANLVWRSQSDNAAGSMPCGGGDIGLNVWVEKGELFCYVSRSGTFDENNTLLKLGRLRLKLSPNPFEEGSTFKQELILNEGYISITGSKGKLNTSIKIWADIFKPVAHIDIISDQKITAEAAFESWRHEDRLTKGKENNQNSYKWAPQGEVKTFKDSVGFAGNGLLFFHQNKDFSVFDVAVKQQGLEAYKASLFNPLKNLIFGGALRGTAMTPAGTYLGTYAGIPFKGWKLKNKKALNALNIALTLHTAQTKAQTDWVSGLKQTEALDAKQKPAFEISKNWWKSYWQRSFIYMKSDRDTSVAQAAKNYQLFRYMLGCNAFGSYPTKFNGGLFTYDPGWVDSTLKYTPDFRNWGGGTHTAQNQRLVYWPMLKSGDADLMRPQFDFYQRLLANAELRTGAYWGHKGASFTEQLENFGLPNPAEYGWKRPEGYDKGMEYNAWLEYEWDTVLEFCMMILETESYAGKDIKTYLPLITSCLDFFDEHYTYLAKKRGSKALDADGHLVLYPGSAAETYKMTYNATSTIAALKTVLERLLQLKDISEAQKITWAAMLKRVPPISFRELNGHTVIAPAKVWERVNNTESPQLYPVYPWGIYGIGRPGLDTAINTFKYDPDVLKFRSHIGWKQDNIFAARLGLTKEAAELTLLKLKDSGRRFPAFWGPGFDWVPDHNWGGSGMVGLQEMLLQNHGEKIYLFPAWPKEWDVHFKLHAPQQTTIEAVLKNGKVESLKVSPESRRKDVIILTK, from the coding sequence TTGAAAAAAAAGCTGATTTTCTTTTGTGTAGTTTTATGGGCGGTCTGTTTATTTACTGTCACCGCGCAGGATATACCGCCTGGGGCAAATCTGGTATGGAGGAGTCAGAGTGACAATGCAGCAGGATCAATGCCTTGTGGTGGGGGCGACATAGGCCTGAATGTATGGGTGGAAAAAGGAGAACTTTTTTGTTATGTATCCAGAAGCGGCACTTTTGATGAGAACAATACGCTGCTGAAGTTGGGTAGGCTAAGGCTGAAGCTCAGTCCTAATCCTTTTGAAGAGGGCAGTACTTTTAAACAGGAGCTGATTTTAAACGAGGGATATATCAGCATTACCGGATCAAAGGGTAAATTGAATACCAGTATCAAAATATGGGCGGATATTTTTAAGCCTGTTGCACATATAGACATCATCAGCGATCAGAAAATCACAGCAGAAGCCGCATTTGAAAGCTGGCGCCATGAAGACAGGTTGACTAAAGGCAAAGAAAATAACCAGAACTCCTATAAATGGGCACCACAGGGGGAAGTGAAAACTTTTAAAGACAGTGTCGGGTTCGCGGGTAACGGTTTACTATTTTTCCATCAGAATAAAGATTTTTCTGTTTTTGATGTTGCGGTAAAACAGCAAGGCCTGGAAGCTTATAAGGCTTCCCTGTTTAACCCCCTTAAAAATCTGATATTTGGTGGGGCGTTACGTGGAACGGCAATGACTCCGGCGGGCACTTATCTTGGGACTTATGCCGGAATTCCCTTTAAAGGCTGGAAACTAAAAAATAAAAAGGCTTTAAATGCCCTTAATATAGCCCTTACTTTACATACTGCTCAAACCAAAGCGCAAACCGACTGGGTATCCGGCTTAAAACAAACTGAAGCTCTGGACGCTAAACAGAAACCGGCGTTTGAGATCAGCAAAAACTGGTGGAAAAGCTATTGGCAACGCAGTTTTATCTATATGAAAAGTGACCGCGATACTTCGGTAGCCCAGGCTGCAAAGAATTATCAACTGTTCAGGTATATGCTGGGCTGTAATGCTTTTGGTAGTTATCCCACTAAATTTAACGGGGGACTTTTTACGTATGACCCGGGCTGGGTAGACAGCACATTGAAGTATACACCCGATTTCAGGAATTGGGGTGGTGGTACGCATACCGCACAAAACCAGCGTTTGGTTTACTGGCCGATGTTGAAGAGCGGGGATGCCGACCTGATGCGTCCTCAGTTTGATTTTTATCAGCGTTTACTGGCCAATGCAGAATTGAGGACTGGGGCTTACTGGGGGCATAAGGGCGCGAGTTTTACTGAACAATTGGAGAATTTTGGACTGCCTAATCCTGCCGAATATGGTTGGAAGCGCCCCGAAGGCTATGATAAAGGCATGGAATACAATGCATGGCTGGAGTATGAATGGGATACCGTGCTGGAATTTTGTATGATGATATTGGAGACCGAAAGTTATGCGGGGAAAGACATCAAAACATACCTGCCCTTGATAACCAGTTGCCTGGATTTTTTTGATGAACATTATACCTATCTCGCCAAAAAAAGAGGCAGTAAGGCATTGGATGCCGATGGACATCTGGTCTTGTATCCGGGATCGGCAGCCGAAACTTACAAAATGACTTACAATGCTACCTCCACCATTGCAGCATTGAAAACGGTATTGGAGCGTTTGCTCCAGCTTAAAGATATTTCGGAGGCACAAAAAATAACATGGGCAGCAATGTTAAAACGTGTTCCTCCTATCAGCTTTAGGGAACTAAACGGACATACTGTAATTGCTCCGGCAAAAGTATGGGAAAGGGTAAACAATACCGAAAGTCCACAATTGTACCCTGTTTATCCCTGGGGAATTTATGGTATAGGCCGGCCGGGCCTGGATACCGCAATAAATACTTTTAAATATGATCCTGATGTATTGAAATTCCGTAGTCATATAGGTTGGAAACAGGATAATATTTTTGCCGCCCGGCTGGGTCTGACTAAAGAAGCTGCGGAACTGACCCTGTTAAAATTAAAAGATTCAGGTAGAAGGTTTCCCGCTTTCTGGGGACCTGGTTTTGATTGGGTGCCCGACCACAATTGGGGCGGATCGGGAATGGTTGGTTTGCAGGAAATGCTTTTGCAGAATCATGGAGAAAAAATCTATCTGTTTCCTGCCTGGCCAAAGGAATGGGATGTACATTTTAAATTACATGCCCCACAACAAACTACCATCGAGGCTGTTTTGAAAAATGGCAAAGTAGAAAGTTTAAAGGTAAGTCCCGAATCGAGAAGAAAGGACGTCATTATTTTGACAAAATAA
- a CDS encoding Lrp/AsnC family transcriptional regulator: MNNTILDRTDLQILSLLQKDATLSNKQLGLKLHKASHTIYNRIERLKEAGYIEGTLTIVNREKLGETLSSYTQIQLKDHSALSLNNFQQATMRFTEVMECYHMTGDFDFILKIVVANMQAYKEFVVNKLANLPDVGTVRSQFVIHQAKRELAYTIELAKE, encoded by the coding sequence ATGAACAATACCATTTTGGATCGAACAGATCTGCAAATTTTGAGTTTGTTGCAAAAAGATGCCACACTAAGTAACAAACAGCTGGGATTAAAGCTACATAAAGCCAGTCACACCATTTACAACCGCATTGAACGCCTTAAAGAGGCTGGTTATATTGAGGGTACGCTGACTATTGTAAACAGGGAAAAACTAGGTGAAACACTCAGTTCCTATACACAAATACAACTTAAAGATCATAGTGCTTTATCGCTCAACAATTTTCAACAGGCCACCATGCGTTTTACCGAAGTGATGGAATGTTACCACATGACGGGAGATTTTGATTTTATCTTAAAAATTGTGGTGGCCAATATGCAGGCTTACAAAGAATTTGTGGTGAATAAACTGGCCAATTTACCGGATGTAGGTACGGTTAGAAGCCAGTTTGTGATTCATCAGGCCAAGCGTGAATTAGCCTACACCATTGAGCTGGCTAAAGAATAA
- a CDS encoding glycoside hydrolase family 105 protein yields MNIRPLIFSLFTLLTIAFQSQAQSTAKKPQSLSEQMAATAMEIWPKRSPRWSYDYGVVQDGLNAIWRRTGNAGYFKYVQSRMDEFIAADGTIDTYSEDHYNIDNVKNGTVLLDLYKVTGQEKYFKAASILWGQLQRQPRTKEGGFWHKKIYPNQMWLDGLYMGQPFYAGYAALINNNAAFDDIANQFVWMEKNARDTKTGLLYHGWDESRAERWSDPKTGLSPHIWARAMGWYAMALVDVLDYFPKAHPRHQELVNVLNRLAAAIKSVQNNKTGVWYDVLDRPNEKGNYFESSASAMFVYAIAKGVRQGNLPTKYFSVADKGYKGIQQEFIEQRAENKINLKGTVTVSGLGGKPYRDGSYAYYISEKVMTNDPKGVGAFLKAANEMEIAAMSKPGLGKTVVLDSYFNNEKKKGIDGNEASWHYKWEEVANGGFSIWGEQFNNAGFKTATSYNAPSAASLKNASVYIIVDPDTEKETAKPNYIGKNDIKVLTDWVKAGGVLVLMGNDTGNVEFDHFNELAANFGIQFNKDSKGRVVKNQFEMGKVTVAADNEVFRTARQLYIKEYSTLKLTASAKPILKDKDGDQVMAFANFGKGTVFAIGDPWLYNEYVDGRKLPATYDNFNAGQDLINWIGRQMVKRK; encoded by the coding sequence ATGAACATCAGACCGCTTATATTTAGCTTATTTACTTTACTTACAATAGCATTTCAAAGCCAGGCACAAAGTACTGCGAAAAAGCCCCAATCTTTGTCCGAACAGATGGCTGCGACCGCAATGGAAATATGGCCAAAAAGATCGCCCAGGTGGTCGTATGATTATGGAGTGGTTCAGGATGGTTTGAATGCAATCTGGCGAAGAACGGGTAATGCCGGATATTTCAAATATGTGCAAAGCAGGATGGATGAATTTATTGCTGCCGATGGTACAATTGATACTTATAGCGAGGATCACTATAACATAGACAATGTAAAAAACGGCACAGTTTTGCTTGATCTGTATAAGGTAACCGGACAGGAAAAGTACTTTAAAGCGGCAAGCATTTTATGGGGGCAACTGCAAAGACAGCCCCGCACTAAGGAAGGTGGGTTCTGGCACAAAAAGATTTATCCCAACCAGATGTGGCTGGATGGCTTGTACATGGGGCAGCCATTTTATGCCGGGTATGCAGCATTGATCAACAATAATGCGGCCTTTGATGATATTGCGAACCAGTTTGTCTGGATGGAGAAAAATGCAAGGGATACCAAAACCGGTTTGCTGTACCATGGTTGGGATGAATCCAGAGCAGAACGTTGGTCAGATCCGAAAACCGGCCTTTCGCCACACATATGGGCAAGGGCTATGGGCTGGTACGCGATGGCATTGGTTGACGTGCTGGACTATTTTCCTAAAGCCCATCCGCGACATCAGGAATTGGTCAATGTTTTAAATCGTTTGGCTGCGGCGATCAAAAGTGTGCAGAACAATAAAACAGGTGTATGGTATGACGTTTTAGATCGTCCCAACGAAAAAGGTAACTATTTTGAATCTTCGGCCTCCGCAATGTTTGTATACGCCATCGCCAAAGGTGTGCGTCAGGGTAATTTACCTACTAAATACTTCTCTGTTGCCGATAAAGGATATAAAGGCATACAACAGGAGTTCATTGAGCAGCGTGCGGAAAATAAAATAAATCTGAAAGGTACGGTTACGGTATCGGGTTTGGGCGGAAAGCCTTATCGCGATGGTAGTTACGCCTATTACATCAGCGAAAAAGTCATGACCAACGATCCAAAAGGAGTAGGTGCTTTTTTAAAAGCTGCTAATGAAATGGAAATTGCTGCAATGTCTAAACCAGGACTGGGTAAAACGGTAGTGTTGGATTCTTACTTTAACAACGAAAAAAAGAAAGGGATTGATGGCAATGAGGCATCCTGGCATTACAAATGGGAAGAAGTAGCTAATGGAGGCTTTTCTATCTGGGGCGAGCAGTTTAACAATGCAGGTTTTAAAACGGCAACATCATACAATGCCCCATCAGCTGCAAGCCTTAAAAATGCTTCGGTGTACATCATCGTAGATCCGGATACGGAAAAGGAAACTGCCAAACCAAACTATATAGGAAAGAATGACATTAAAGTGCTAACAGATTGGGTAAAAGCAGGGGGTGTATTGGTGCTGATGGGCAATGATACCGGAAATGTGGAATTTGATCACTTTAATGAGCTGGCGGCAAACTTTGGTATACAGTTTAATAAGGACAGCAAGGGGAGGGTGGTAAAGAATCAATTTGAAATGGGCAAAGTGACTGTTGCGGCAGACAATGAAGTTTTTAGAACCGCCCGACAGTTATATATCAAAGAGTATAGTACTTTAAAACTGACAGCATCCGCTAAGCCGATACTGAAAGATAAGGACGGAGATCAGGTGATGGCATTTGCAAATTTTGGCAAGGGAACCGTATTTGCCATTGGTGATCCCTGGCTGTACAATGAATATGTAGATGGCAGAAAGTTGCCTGCAACGTATGATAATTTTAACGCCGGTCAGGATCTGATCAACTGGATTGGCAGGCAGATGGTGAAACGGAAATAA
- a CDS encoding putative sensor domain DACNV-containing protein: protein MAKYFTPNDLATFVYNELQRSKIKEEKPTEAILKELFNTLYYTSLQTEEGQFLKVTVTLFDHKTIEDAEQVQYDQSRFFPFEPKIKFTIKNLVKLSKAANPWSSSLSVYYDQNNELFIYGMIDQTVHYQSYLNYEEDDKPPYPGIIQTMINGIGILNVMLDYHPVATLNQNSLVKLYPNVFEYGPVSDFIRKNAAYSKTFIEKKVGHEINNNDAEIYNEIIFEYVIQSISRILLKIKNYNHGGAVLITNNFITDLTSKYQLQYDRIQSAILHILATVTDDDLLEDEIASYTKKKQDLPAILHEEFIENELRIKDSYHELIGAVHFVSSLSCVDGLVLISPHLEVKGFGAVINEKQLPPFVGVNKSSKPSVNRGKIDPKHFGTRHQSMFAYCYKHPDSLGFVVSQDGEIRAIKNVGGEVMMWENIKVYQFERSSKMPKLAPRK from the coding sequence ATGGCCAAATATTTTACGCCAAATGATCTTGCAACTTTTGTGTATAACGAATTACAACGTTCAAAAATAAAGGAAGAAAAGCCTACGGAAGCAATTCTGAAAGAGTTGTTCAATACACTCTATTATACAAGTCTGCAAACCGAAGAAGGTCAGTTTTTGAAGGTGACGGTTACTTTATTTGATCATAAAACCATAGAAGATGCAGAGCAGGTTCAATATGATCAATCCAGATTTTTTCCTTTTGAACCCAAAATAAAATTTACCATAAAAAACCTGGTCAAGTTGTCAAAGGCAGCCAACCCCTGGAGTTCGAGTCTCTCTGTTTATTATGACCAGAACAATGAGTTGTTTATCTACGGCATGATTGATCAGACTGTTCACTATCAAAGTTATTTGAACTATGAAGAAGATGATAAACCTCCTTATCCAGGAATCATTCAAACAATGATCAATGGTATTGGCATATTAAATGTCATGCTGGACTACCATCCGGTGGCTACATTAAACCAAAATTCACTGGTAAAGTTATACCCCAATGTATTTGAGTATGGCCCTGTATCCGATTTTATCCGTAAAAACGCTGCCTACAGTAAAACCTTTATTGAGAAAAAAGTAGGACATGAGATCAATAACAATGATGCGGAAATCTATAATGAAATCATTTTTGAATACGTCATCCAATCTATCAGCCGGATTCTGCTGAAAATAAAAAATTACAATCACGGCGGAGCTGTTTTGATCACTAATAATTTTATAACAGATTTAACCAGCAAATATCAGCTGCAATACGACCGCATTCAGTCCGCCATTTTACATATTCTGGCCACAGTTACCGACGACGATCTGCTGGAAGATGAAATTGCCAGTTATACAAAGAAAAAACAAGACCTTCCTGCGATATTACATGAGGAGTTCATTGAAAATGAGCTCCGCATTAAGGATAGCTATCATGAATTGATTGGCGCAGTTCATTTTGTTTCTTCATTAAGTTGTGTGGATGGCCTGGTATTGATTTCCCCACATCTGGAGGTCAAAGGTTTTGGGGCTGTAATCAACGAAAAGCAACTACCTCCTTTTGTTGGGGTCAATAAATCTTCTAAACCCTCTGTAAACAGGGGTAAAATAGATCCCAAACACTTTGGAACCAGGCATCAATCGATGTTTGCCTATTGTTATAAACATCCCGATAGTCTGGGGTTTGTAGTTTCACAGGATGGCGAAATCAGGGCCATCAAAAATGTTGGTGGCGAAGTGATGATGTGGGAAAATATAAAAGTATACCAGTTTGAAAGAAGCAGTAAAATGCCGAAACTGGCACCTAGAAAATAA